Proteins from a single region of Ziziphus jujuba cultivar Dongzao chromosome 1, ASM3175591v1:
- the LOC107421111 gene encoding leucine--tRNA ligase, chloroplastic/mitochondrial: MNSQHMQTLLGVQAALPQSPFYSSSVPLHAQRLELRKFSKPTISATNNSFLPQFRHFSFSFSIGRGGRRSSGSAVRCSVAEEANEVAEQKQNQQIAVRRAYPFREIEPKWQRHWEENSTFRTPDEIDTSKPKFYVLDMFPYPSGAGLHVGHPLGYTATDILARFKRMQGYNVLHPMGWDAFGLPAEQYAIETGTHPKITTEKNITRFRTQLKSLGFSYDWDREISTTEPEYYKWTQWIFLQLLKRGLAYQAEVPVNWCPALGTVLANEEVVDGVSERGGHPVIRKPMRQWMLKITAYADRLLEDLDDLDWPESVKDMQRNWIGRSEGAEMEFSVLSTDGKEGDINIKIYTTRPDTIFGATYLVLAPEHPLLPLLVSTSQSKTVEEYVDLASKKSDLERTELQKEKTGVFSGCYAKNPVNGEAIPIWVADYVLGSYGTGAIMAVPAHDSRDYEFALKYDIPIRWVVIPDDKELKNSGKAFSGEGMVVNSSNPTSGLDINGMSSKEAAFKVIDWAEKTGNGKKKVNYKLRDWLFARQRYWGEPIPVIFLEDTGESVPVLETELPLMLPELDDFTPTGTGEPPLSKAVSWVKTNDPLSGKPARRETSTMPQWAGSCWYYLRFMDTKNSKELVARTKEKYWSPVDVYVGGAEHAVLHLLYSRFWHKVLFDIGIVSTKEPFKCVINQGIILGEVQYTALRDSEGNLISADSAEMSDEYIQERIPEEKVVKSGDSFVLKDNPDIRLIARAHKMSKSRGNVVNPDDVVSEYGADSLRLYEMFMGPLRDSKTWNTSGIEGVHRFLGRTWRLVVGSPLTDGTFPDGTVVTDEEPTVEQLRSLHKCIAKVTEEIEGTRFNTGISAMMEFINVAYKWDKHPRSIIEAFILLLSPYAPHVAEELWFRLGHTKSLAYEKFPKADPAYLKESTIVLPVQINGKTRGTIQVEETCSEEDAFELASKDEKLSKYLNGMAVKKRIFVPGKILNVILDRQNAKVGVR; encoded by the exons ATGAATTCGCAGCATATGCAGACACTTCTCGGTGTCCAGGCGGCGCTGCCACAATCTCCGTTCTACTCCAGCTCAGTTCCATTGCACGCACAACGACTTGAGCTTCGGAAATTTTCCAAGCCCACCATTTCGGCTACAAATAATAGTTTTTTACCCCAATTTCGTCACTTTAGCTTCAGTTTTAGCATTGGTCGTGGTGGTCGTCGTAGTAGTGGAAGCGCGGTCAGATGCTCAGTGGCTGAAGAAGCAAATGAAGTCGCGGAGCAGAAGCAGAATCAACAGATTGCGGTGAGGAGGGCTTACCCTTTCCGCGAAATAGAGCCCAAATGGCAGCGACATTGGGAGGAAAACTCAACTTTTCGAACGCCGGATGAGATTGATACCTCCAAGCCTAAATTTTATGTCCTCGACATGTTTCCTTATCCCAG TGGAGCGGGGTTACATGTTGGTCATCCACTAGGCTATACTGCCACAGATATTCTTGCTAGATTCAAACGGATGCAGGGTTATAATGTTTTGCACCCAATGGGGTGGGACGCATTTGGATTGCCTGCGGAGCAATATGCAATAgag ACAGGAACCCACCCGAAGATCACGACGGAGAAGAACATTACCCGCTTCCGCACCCAG CTTAAATCACTGGGCTTCTCTTATGATTGGGATCGTGAAATTTCTACAACAGAACCAGAATATTATAAATGGACCCAGTGGATTTTTCTTCAGCTGTTAAAAAGAGGATTGGCATATCAG GCTGAAGTGCCAGTTAATTGGTGCCCTGCTCTTGGCACTGTGTTAGCAAATGAGGAAGTGGTGGATGGTGTGAGTGAGCGTGGGGGTCATCCAGTTATAAGAAAG CCAATGCGGCAATGGATGCTCAAAATTACTGCATATGCTGATCGTCTTCTTGAAGATCTAGATGACCTTGACTGGCCTGAAAGTGTAAAAGACATGCAGAGGAACTGGATAGGGAGGTCAGAAGGGGCTGAGATGGAATTTTCTGTTCTTAGTACTGATGGGAAGGAAGGAGacataaacattaaaatttatacTACAAGGCCTGACACCATCTTTGGAGCAAC CTACTTAGTATTAGCACCTGAGCATCCCTTGTTGCCACTGTTAGTATCAACATCACAGAGCAAGACT GTGGAGGAGTATGTGGATCTTGCTTCAAAAAAGAGTGATCTTGAGAGGACTGAGCTTCAGAAGGAAAAAACTGGGGTCTTCAGTGGTTGCTATGCGAAAAATCCAGTTAATGGCGAGGCAATACCGATATGGGTTGCAGACTATGTCTTGGGAAG TTATGGAACAGGAGCAATTATGGCTGTACCTGCGCATGACAGTCGTGACTATGAGTTTGCTTTAAAATATGATATCCCGATACGTTGGGTTGTGATACCAGATGATAAAGAACTTAAGAATTCTGGAAAAGCATTTTCAGGTGAAGGCATGGTTGTAAATTCATCAAATCCAACATCTGGACTTGACATTAATGGAATGTCCAGCAAAGAAGCTGCTTTTAAAGTCATTGATTGGGCTGAGAAAACAGGAAATGGGAAGAAAAAG GTGAACTACAAGTTGAGAGACTGGCTCTTTGCTCGCCAACGATATTGGGGGGAACCTATTCCTGTGATTTTCTTGGAAGATACTGGTGAAAGTGTTCCGGTTCTTGAAACTGAACTGCCACTTATGCTACCTGAATTGGATGATTTTACTCCCACTGGAACAGGGGAACCACCACTGTCAAAAGCAGTGTCTTGG GTTAAAACCAACGATCCTTTATCTGGAAAACCTGCTAGACGAGAAACAAGTACTATGCCACAGTGGGCTGGTTCTTGTTG GTACTATTTGAGGTTCATGGacacaaaaaattcaaaagaattGGTTGCAAGGACAAAAGAAAA ATATTGGAGCCCAGTTGATGTGTATGTTGGTGGTGCTGAACATGCTGTTCTCCATTTGCTTTATTCTAGATTCTGGCACAAG GTTCTTTTTGATATAGGCATTGTCTCTACCAAAGAACCATTCAAGTGTGTCATAAACCAGGGAATTATTCTTGGGGAA GTTCAATATACAGCGTTGAGGGATTCTGAAGGGAATCTTATCTCTGCAGACTCTGCTGAAATGTCAGATGAATATATTCAGGAAAGGATACCTGAGGAGAAG GTCGTGAAATCTGGGGATTCTTTTGTCCTGAAAGACAATCCGGACATTCGTTTGATTGCCCGTGCTCACAAGATGAGTAAGAGTAGGGGAAATGTTGTCAATCCTGATGATGTTGTTTCTGAATATGGTGCAGATTCACTTCGTTTATATGAAATGTTCATGGGTCCACTTAG AGATTCAAAAACATGGAATACAAGTGGTATTGAAGGTGTCCATCGATTTTTGGGGAGAACTTGGAGGTTGGTTGTTGGTTCGCCTTTAACTGATGGTACATTTCCCGATGGAACGGTGGTGACTGATGAGGAACCTACAGTGGAACAACTTCGTTCTCTCCATAAATGCATTGCTAAG GTGACAGAGGAAATTGAAGGAACACGTTTCAACACTGGAATTTCAGCAATGATGGAGTTCATTAATGTTGCTTATAAG TGGGATAAACATCCAAGATCTATTATTGAAGCATTTATTTTGTTGCTTTCACCTTATGCACCTCACGTGGCTGAGGAACTTTGGTTTCGCCTGGGACACACAAAATCATTGGCATATGAGAAGTTTCCTAAG GCTGATCCTGCTTACTTGAAGGAATCTACTATTGTCCTACCAGTTCAAATCAATGGCAAGACAAGGGGTACCATCCAGGTTGAAGAAACATGCTCAGAGGAAGATGCTTTTGAGTTGGCTTCAAAGGATGAAAAACTGTCCAAGTACTTGAATGGGATGGCAgtcaaaaaaagaatatttgtcCCTGGCAAGATCTTAAATGTTATATTGGATCGTCAGAATGCAAAGGTCGGTGTCCGATAG
- the LOC107420983 gene encoding lysine-specific demethylase JMJ26 isoform X1, with product MEVLVPGQRRLNCCSNNDLGEISDVSMVPAKRKLSEIVHKRNERSISIDEEMKNGCSSSPTGSKPSSKKEHVTRKVKSSNGKRTLKKQFNASDIEIIFQDDCLINELEEDGEFMFLTKLKQRRRSRGRRSDWGMTGRSSKDVEMKNSESPLCTSSSTAVSSPSSSGDNNSRCAVRNTKSNGQSHIKCHQCMKMERKAVVSCTTCKQNSYCIQCAKQWYPQLTVEEIEELCPFCRKNCNCNRCLHSTGIIKTSNIDIGNCEKIELLEYLIKSLLPFLKEICKEQDQEMEIEAKIQGISSSEIEVPLTLCSNDERVYCNHCATSIVDFHRSCPKCSYELCLSCCQEIRKGSLKDRAEVKFQYKNKGYQYMHGGDPSPESRLSKTFEDCIESLTEWNANGDGSITCAPKDMGGCSDCMLELKCILPCGWISSLEVKARNLLIDGTEHTTLKQKRGERRAQALRKAASRTSSDDNFLYCPASTGSLEGDFLTFQRHWIIGEPVIVRDVLKKATGLSWEPMVMWRALCENMDSEVNSKFLEVRAIDCLAGCEVEISTLQFFEGYTLGRTYENLWPEMLKLKDWPPSDKFDDLLPRHCDEFISALPFQEYTEPRTGMLNLAVKLPPDVLKPDMGPKTYIAYGIAEELGRGDSVTKLHCDMSDAVNILMHTAEVSSSIEQRFSISRLKKLHKAQDVREHLGSVKLGSYHAQQLVEWNEDMETSEIDGRLQTLKNDLDDFPGFVLDAEKTGTSGALWDIFRRQDVPKLEAYLRKHSEEFRHTFCSPVKQVIHPIHDQCFYLNSEHKRRLKEEYGIEPWTFEQRLGEAVFIPAGCPHQVRNLKSCTKVAVDFVSPENVHECLRLTEEFRRLPKNHRAREDKLEIKKMILYAVDQAVKDLEAMKLTV from the exons ATGGAAGTCTTGGTTCCAGGACAACGACGGTTGAACTGCTGTTCTAATAACGATTTGGGTGAAATTTCAGATGTTTCCATGGTTCCGGCTAAGAGAAAACTTTCAGAAATAGTACATAAGAGAAATGAAAGAAGCATATCCAtagatgaagaaatgaagaatgGCTGTTCTTCATCACCAACTggatcaaagccttcatctaaGAAAGAACATGTCACGCGAAAAGTTAAGTCATCAAATGGAAAAAGAACattaaaaaagcaatttaatgcTTCAGACATTGAAATTATCTTTCAAGATGATTGTTTAATTAATGAACTGGAAGAAGATGGGGAGTTTATGTTTCTAACAAAGTTAAAACAACGGCGTAGAAGTAGAGGTAGAAGATCTGATTGGGGAATGACTGGAAGAAGTTCAAAGGATGTAGAAATGAAAAATTCTGAGTCTCCATTGTGTACTTCGTCTTCTACGGCGGTATCTTCTCCTAGTTCATCTGGTGATAACAATAGCAGATGTGCTGTGAGAAATACAAAG AGTAATGGACAAAGTCATATTAAGTGCCATCAGTGCATGAAAATGGAGAGAAAAGCTGTTGTTTCATGTACAACTTGTAAACAGAATTCATATTGCATCCAATGTGCCAAGCAATG GTACCCACAATTGACAGTAGAGGAAATAGAGGAGCTTTGCCCATTTTGCCGCAAAAATTGCAACTGCAATAGATGCTTGCATTCAACTGGGATTATCAAG ACATCAAATATAGATATTGGCAATTGTGAAAAAATTGAGCTTCTGGAATACTTAATTAAATCACTACTTCCATTTCTTAAAGAAATTTGCAAAGAACAAGATCAGGAGATGGAGATTGAAGCTAAGATTCAAG GGATTTCATCTTCTGAAATTGAAGTACCATTGACCCTCTGTTCTAATGATGAGCGTGTCTATTG CAACCATTGTGCTACTTCAATAGTTGATTTTCACCGAAGCTGCCCAAAATGTTCTTATGAACTCTGTCTTAGTTGTTGTCAAGAAATTCGCAAGGGAAGCCTTAAAGATCGTGCTGAAGTGAAGTTTCAATATAAGAATAAGGGCTATCAATATATGCATGGTGGAGATCCTTCACCAGAATCTCGTCTTTCAAAAACTTTTGAGGATTGTATTGAATCTTTGACTGAGTGGAATGCAAATGGTGATGGGAGTATTACGTGTGCTCCAAAAGATATGGGTGGATGCAGTGATTGTATGTTGGAGCTCAAGTGCATCCTTCCATGTGGTTGGATCTCAAGTTTAGAAGTGAAAGCCAGAAATTTACTGATTGATGGAACTGAGCATACAACTTTAAAGCAAAAACGTGGTGAAAGAAGAGCGCAGGCCTTACGGAAGGCAGCATCCAGAACAAGTTctgatgataattttttgtattgtcCTGCCTCTACTGGCAGTCTGGAAGGAGACTTTTTGACCTTTCAAAGACACTGGATTATTGGTGAACCTGTTATAGTTCGAGATGTTCTTAAAAAAGCTACTGGTTTGAGCTGGGAGCCAATGGTCATGTGGCGTGCATTATGCGAAAACATGGATTCTGaagtcaactcaaaatttttAGAAGTGAGGGCCATTGATTGTCTTGCTGGTTGTGAG GTGGAGATTAGTACTCTTCAGTTTTTTGAAGGTTACACTTTAGGGAGAACATATGAAAATTTATGGCCAGAGATGCTCAAGTTGAAGGACTGGCCTCCATCTGATAAATTTGATGATCTTCTACCTCGTCATTGTGATGAATTTATAAGTGCATTGCCATTTCAAGAATATACAGAGCCTAGGACTGGCATGCTTAACCTTGCTGTAAAGTTGCCACCAGATGTGCTGAAGCCAGACATGGGACCCAAAACATATATTGCTTATGGCATTGCAGAAGAACTTGGTAGAGGGGACTCTGTAACAAAGCTTCATTGTGATATGTCAGATGCG GTGAATATTTTAATGCATACAGCAGAAGTTTCATCAAGTATAGAGCAGCGCTTCTCTATTTCAAGGTTGAAAAAGTTGCACAAGGCGCAAGATGTAAGAGAGCATTTAGGTAGTGTTAAACTTGGCAGTTATCATGCTCAACAACTTGTTGAATGGAATGAGGATATGGAAACTTCAGAAATTGATGGAAGACTCCAGACTCTAAAAAACGATCTGGATGATTTTCCTGGTTTCGTGTTAGATGCAGAGAAAACAGGCACCAGCGGTGCACTTTGGGACATTTTCCGCAGGCAGGATGTCCCAAAGTTAGAAGCATATTTAAGAAAGCACTCAGAAGAATTTAGGCATACATTCTGTTCTCCGGTTAAACAG GTTATTCACCCTATTCATGACCAATGCTTTTATTTAAATTCAGAGCACAAAAGAAGGTTGAAGGAGGAATACG GTATCGAACCATGGACATTCGAGCAAAGACTTGGAGAGGCTGTATTTATTCCTGCTGGATGCCCGCATCAAGTTAGAAATCTTAAG TCCTGCACCAAAGTTGCTGTAGACTTTGTCTCTCCAGAAAATGTGCATGAATGCCTTCGTTTGACAGAGGAGTTCAGACGACTTCCGAAGAACCATAGGGCGAGAGAAGATAAACTAGAG ATAAAGAAGATGATACTTTATGCAGTTGACCAAGCTGTTAAAGATTTGGAAGCCATGAAACTCACAGTTTAG
- the LOC107420983 gene encoding lysine-specific demethylase JMJ26 isoform X2, with amino-acid sequence MEVLVPGQRRLNCCSNNDLGEISDVSMVPAKRKLSEIVHKRNERSISIDEEMKNGCSSSPTGSKPSSKKEHVTRKVKSSNGKRTLKKQFNASDIEIIFQDDCLINELEEDGEFMFLTKLKQRRRSRGRRSDWGMTGRSSKDVEMKNSESPLCTSSSTAVSSPSSSGDNNSRCAVRNTKSNGQSHIKCHQCMKMERKAVVSCTTCKQNSYCIQCAKQWYPQLTVEEIEELCPFCRKNCNCNRCLHSTGIIKTSNIDIGNCEKIELLEYLIKSLLPFLKEICKEQDQEMEIEAKIQGISSSEIEVPLTLCSNDERVYCNHCATSIVDFHRSCPKCSYELCLSCCQEIRKGSLKDRAEVKFQYKNKGYQYMHGGDPSPESRLSKTFEDCIESLTEWNANGDGSITCAPKDMGGCSDCMLELKCILPCGWISSLEVKARNLLIDGTEHTTLKQKRGERRAQALRKAASRTSSDDNFLYCPASTGSLEGDFLTFQRHWIIGEPVIVRDVLKKATGLSWEPMVMWRALCENMDSEVNSKFLEVEISTLQFFEGYTLGRTYENLWPEMLKLKDWPPSDKFDDLLPRHCDEFISALPFQEYTEPRTGMLNLAVKLPPDVLKPDMGPKTYIAYGIAEELGRGDSVTKLHCDMSDAVNILMHTAEVSSSIEQRFSISRLKKLHKAQDVREHLGSVKLGSYHAQQLVEWNEDMETSEIDGRLQTLKNDLDDFPGFVLDAEKTGTSGALWDIFRRQDVPKLEAYLRKHSEEFRHTFCSPVKQVIHPIHDQCFYLNSEHKRRLKEEYGIEPWTFEQRLGEAVFIPAGCPHQVRNLKSCTKVAVDFVSPENVHECLRLTEEFRRLPKNHRAREDKLEIKKMILYAVDQAVKDLEAMKLTV; translated from the exons ATGGAAGTCTTGGTTCCAGGACAACGACGGTTGAACTGCTGTTCTAATAACGATTTGGGTGAAATTTCAGATGTTTCCATGGTTCCGGCTAAGAGAAAACTTTCAGAAATAGTACATAAGAGAAATGAAAGAAGCATATCCAtagatgaagaaatgaagaatgGCTGTTCTTCATCACCAACTggatcaaagccttcatctaaGAAAGAACATGTCACGCGAAAAGTTAAGTCATCAAATGGAAAAAGAACattaaaaaagcaatttaatgcTTCAGACATTGAAATTATCTTTCAAGATGATTGTTTAATTAATGAACTGGAAGAAGATGGGGAGTTTATGTTTCTAACAAAGTTAAAACAACGGCGTAGAAGTAGAGGTAGAAGATCTGATTGGGGAATGACTGGAAGAAGTTCAAAGGATGTAGAAATGAAAAATTCTGAGTCTCCATTGTGTACTTCGTCTTCTACGGCGGTATCTTCTCCTAGTTCATCTGGTGATAACAATAGCAGATGTGCTGTGAGAAATACAAAG AGTAATGGACAAAGTCATATTAAGTGCCATCAGTGCATGAAAATGGAGAGAAAAGCTGTTGTTTCATGTACAACTTGTAAACAGAATTCATATTGCATCCAATGTGCCAAGCAATG GTACCCACAATTGACAGTAGAGGAAATAGAGGAGCTTTGCCCATTTTGCCGCAAAAATTGCAACTGCAATAGATGCTTGCATTCAACTGGGATTATCAAG ACATCAAATATAGATATTGGCAATTGTGAAAAAATTGAGCTTCTGGAATACTTAATTAAATCACTACTTCCATTTCTTAAAGAAATTTGCAAAGAACAAGATCAGGAGATGGAGATTGAAGCTAAGATTCAAG GGATTTCATCTTCTGAAATTGAAGTACCATTGACCCTCTGTTCTAATGATGAGCGTGTCTATTG CAACCATTGTGCTACTTCAATAGTTGATTTTCACCGAAGCTGCCCAAAATGTTCTTATGAACTCTGTCTTAGTTGTTGTCAAGAAATTCGCAAGGGAAGCCTTAAAGATCGTGCTGAAGTGAAGTTTCAATATAAGAATAAGGGCTATCAATATATGCATGGTGGAGATCCTTCACCAGAATCTCGTCTTTCAAAAACTTTTGAGGATTGTATTGAATCTTTGACTGAGTGGAATGCAAATGGTGATGGGAGTATTACGTGTGCTCCAAAAGATATGGGTGGATGCAGTGATTGTATGTTGGAGCTCAAGTGCATCCTTCCATGTGGTTGGATCTCAAGTTTAGAAGTGAAAGCCAGAAATTTACTGATTGATGGAACTGAGCATACAACTTTAAAGCAAAAACGTGGTGAAAGAAGAGCGCAGGCCTTACGGAAGGCAGCATCCAGAACAAGTTctgatgataattttttgtattgtcCTGCCTCTACTGGCAGTCTGGAAGGAGACTTTTTGACCTTTCAAAGACACTGGATTATTGGTGAACCTGTTATAGTTCGAGATGTTCTTAAAAAAGCTACTGGTTTGAGCTGGGAGCCAATGGTCATGTGGCGTGCATTATGCGAAAACATGGATTCTGaagtcaactcaaaatttttAGAA GTGGAGATTAGTACTCTTCAGTTTTTTGAAGGTTACACTTTAGGGAGAACATATGAAAATTTATGGCCAGAGATGCTCAAGTTGAAGGACTGGCCTCCATCTGATAAATTTGATGATCTTCTACCTCGTCATTGTGATGAATTTATAAGTGCATTGCCATTTCAAGAATATACAGAGCCTAGGACTGGCATGCTTAACCTTGCTGTAAAGTTGCCACCAGATGTGCTGAAGCCAGACATGGGACCCAAAACATATATTGCTTATGGCATTGCAGAAGAACTTGGTAGAGGGGACTCTGTAACAAAGCTTCATTGTGATATGTCAGATGCG GTGAATATTTTAATGCATACAGCAGAAGTTTCATCAAGTATAGAGCAGCGCTTCTCTATTTCAAGGTTGAAAAAGTTGCACAAGGCGCAAGATGTAAGAGAGCATTTAGGTAGTGTTAAACTTGGCAGTTATCATGCTCAACAACTTGTTGAATGGAATGAGGATATGGAAACTTCAGAAATTGATGGAAGACTCCAGACTCTAAAAAACGATCTGGATGATTTTCCTGGTTTCGTGTTAGATGCAGAGAAAACAGGCACCAGCGGTGCACTTTGGGACATTTTCCGCAGGCAGGATGTCCCAAAGTTAGAAGCATATTTAAGAAAGCACTCAGAAGAATTTAGGCATACATTCTGTTCTCCGGTTAAACAG GTTATTCACCCTATTCATGACCAATGCTTTTATTTAAATTCAGAGCACAAAAGAAGGTTGAAGGAGGAATACG GTATCGAACCATGGACATTCGAGCAAAGACTTGGAGAGGCTGTATTTATTCCTGCTGGATGCCCGCATCAAGTTAGAAATCTTAAG TCCTGCACCAAAGTTGCTGTAGACTTTGTCTCTCCAGAAAATGTGCATGAATGCCTTCGTTTGACAGAGGAGTTCAGACGACTTCCGAAGAACCATAGGGCGAGAGAAGATAAACTAGAG ATAAAGAAGATGATACTTTATGCAGTTGACCAAGCTGTTAAAGATTTGGAAGCCATGAAACTCACAGTTTAG